A region from the Acidimicrobiales bacterium genome encodes:
- a CDS encoding helix-turn-helix domain-containing protein — protein sequence MSIEAVAWVLSSSPTKGAERMVLMVLAEHARSECGHTWPSYATVAGEANVSERWAKTLVKRLITAGHVKQVADGGGRQSNVYEVVGAPRSGERLRSPLRCSSVHPRGELTDTPGVMVGSPEPLVNPQGTVMGVAGAPEAGNSPRRKRRTEAPDLLPVTDKLRAWAAKEGITANLDAETEKMLDHYRGTGERFADWQAVRKNWLRKGKEFAERDRRRGRGGDHPRFVGGVMVEDNVG from the coding sequence ATGAGCATCGAAGCCGTTGCGTGGGTGCTTTCGTCGTCGCCGACGAAGGGCGCCGAACGCATGGTCCTCATGGTCCTGGCCGAGCACGCCCGCAGTGAGTGCGGGCACACCTGGCCGAGCTACGCCACCGTCGCCGGTGAGGCGAACGTGTCGGAACGGTGGGCCAAGACGCTCGTGAAGCGACTCATCACGGCAGGCCACGTGAAGCAGGTCGCCGACGGTGGAGGCCGCCAGTCCAACGTGTACGAGGTCGTCGGCGCGCCACGCTCCGGCGAGCGACTCCGTTCACCCCTGAGGTGCTCGTCAGTTCACCCCAGGGGTGAACTGACGGACACCCCAGGGGTGATGGTGGGATCACCCGAACCGTTAGTTAACCCTCAAGGAACCGTCATGGGTGTGGCCGGCGCCCCGGAAGCCGGAAACTCGCCGCGGCGGAAGCGCAGGACCGAAGCGCCCGACCTCCTCCCGGTGACCGACAAGCTCCGCGCTTGGGCGGCGAAGGAGGGCATCACGGCCAACCTCGACGCCGAAACCGAGAAGATGCTTGACCACTATCGGGGCACCGGCGAGCGGTTCGCCGACTGGCAGGCCGTCCGGAAGAACTGGCTCCGGAAGGGCAAGGAGTTCGCGGAACGCGACCGTCGACGAGGACGCGGTGGCGATCACCCTCGGTTCGTCGGCGGCGTCATGGTCGAGGACAACGTCGGGTGA
- a CDS encoding phage portal protein — MAQLDGSNMLDASKPGTPDWWLRRLEKKLRDRQKGLRRLDDYYDGRHRLLFSSEKFRNAFGGLFDDFADNWCPIVVDAVEDRLHVEGFRFGDEQADRDAWRIWQANALDDESHLGQQAAILKAEAALIVWNNPRDERTPKITVEDPAQVVVEMVPGTRRERAAALKVWLDDWTGHEMATLYLPDGLYKYEGSVTAGAMSSGLVLPAGVGTFSSWRPREVAGEPWPLPNPLRVVPVVPLRNRERLLQPGRSEIANVIPLQDGVNKLIADMLVASEFVAWPQRWATGLEVPRDEKTGQPVEAFNVAFDRLMWAKKSEARFGNFDAADLQNFVVGVEMLVQHIASQSATPPHYFYLKGDFPSGESILSAESSLTAKAGRKARSFGESYEEVERLAFAVLDDPRSGFVGAETIWRDFERRVESVVADAATKRQSLGVPWAQLMEDLGYSPTQVERMRVERTRDMVEQAAFAPPTAIALPGPLALPAGS; from the coding sequence GTGGCCCAACTCGACGGATCGAACATGCTCGACGCGTCGAAGCCCGGGACGCCGGACTGGTGGCTGCGCCGGCTGGAGAAGAAGCTCCGCGACCGTCAGAAGGGCTTGCGGCGGCTCGACGACTACTACGACGGCCGTCACCGGCTGTTGTTCTCGTCCGAGAAGTTCCGGAACGCGTTCGGCGGGCTGTTCGACGACTTCGCGGACAACTGGTGCCCGATCGTCGTCGATGCCGTCGAGGACCGGCTGCATGTCGAGGGCTTCCGGTTCGGCGACGAGCAGGCCGACCGGGACGCCTGGCGAATCTGGCAGGCGAACGCCCTCGACGACGAGTCGCACCTGGGCCAGCAGGCCGCCATCCTCAAGGCCGAAGCGGCGCTGATCGTCTGGAACAACCCGAGGGATGAGCGCACCCCGAAGATCACCGTCGAGGACCCCGCTCAGGTCGTGGTCGAGATGGTCCCCGGCACCCGCCGCGAGCGGGCCGCCGCCCTCAAGGTGTGGCTCGACGACTGGACGGGCCACGAGATGGCGACGCTGTACCTGCCCGACGGCCTCTACAAGTACGAAGGGTCGGTCACGGCCGGTGCCATGTCGTCCGGCCTGGTCCTCCCGGCTGGCGTGGGGACCTTCTCGTCGTGGCGTCCTCGTGAGGTCGCCGGCGAGCCGTGGCCGCTCCCGAATCCGCTCCGCGTCGTCCCCGTCGTCCCGCTCCGCAACCGGGAGCGGCTGTTGCAGCCCGGCCGGTCGGAGATCGCGAACGTGATCCCCCTCCAGGACGGCGTGAACAAGCTCATCGCCGACATGCTCGTCGCGTCGGAGTTCGTTGCGTGGCCCCAGCGCTGGGCGACCGGGCTCGAGGTCCCGAGGGACGAGAAGACGGGGCAGCCCGTCGAGGCGTTCAATGTCGCCTTCGACCGGCTCATGTGGGCGAAGAAGTCGGAAGCTCGCTTCGGCAACTTCGACGCCGCGGACCTCCAGAATTTCGTGGTCGGCGTGGAAATGCTCGTGCAGCACATCGCCAGTCAGTCGGCCACGCCGCCCCACTACTTCTACCTCAAGGGCGACTTCCCGTCGGGCGAGTCCATCCTGTCGGCGGAGTCGTCGCTGACCGCCAAGGCGGGCCGGAAGGCGCGCAGCTTCGGCGAGTCGTACGAGGAGGTCGAGCGTCTGGCGTTCGCCGTGCTAGACGACCCTCGGTCCGGCTTCGTCGGCGCCGAGACGATCTGGCGGGACTTCGAGCGGCGGGTGGAGTCCGTCGTGGCCGACGCCGCCACGAAGCGCCAGTCGCTCGGCGTGCCGTGGGCGCAGCTCATGGAGGACTTGGGGTACTCGCCGACTCAGGTCGAGCGAATGCGCGTCGAGCGGACGCGGGACATGGTCGAGCAAGCAGCCTTCGCGCCGCCCACGGCCATCGCGTTGCCGGGTCCGCTCGCGCTCCCCGCGGGTAGTTGA
- a CDS encoding terminase TerL endonuclease subunit has product MARREATCSPDDRWRPNTPADRRGPVCGYTLRNVTCSKRGAHYCQPRADRVVYFFAELLVHTKSRWARRAFVLDAWQEHDIIRPLFGEVVWSEEWQSYVRRFRIAWIELARKNGKSELAAGIVLYLLIGDDEVGAEVYGAAKDTKQAGKVGQVVLQMARYSPELRRRLEYNKNERRLFDEKSGSYYEVITADAAGELGHNPHGVVVDEIVAQASGDLWTALYTALGTRPQALMVGLTTETNDPSSFCAAESDEMAKIAADPGRDPTVFVYQRKVPREADPWDESRWPEANPALGSFLSWGSLRAEANAARTDPRKENAFRQFRLNQRVSQVTRLLPLHEWDECAGEVALYPEWVVPRLRGRRCWAGLDLSGRSDLTAWCLLFPFDAGELLADRPAVAAWWRFWLPETVVARLDKHNGGLVSVWAEDGWITLTEGDVIDYDRVYDDIEADAGRFEIVDGSYDPWSGAPAVQEVEKRTGLDLYEVNQQYSGMTLPMKAVMDWIAERRLVHFGNPVARWHADSLEARSPTDNPDLMRPSKPNRQSSGKRVDGMSALFDAASGLTLRGDAVSDDGFAAFGSM; this is encoded by the coding sequence ATGGCGAGAAGGGAAGCGACCTGCTCACCTGACGACCGCTGGCGGCCGAACACGCCGGCCGACCGTCGAGGCCCCGTCTGCGGCTACACGCTCCGCAACGTCACCTGCTCGAAGCGGGGAGCCCACTACTGCCAGCCCCGCGCCGACCGGGTCGTCTACTTCTTCGCCGAACTGCTGGTTCACACCAAGAGCCGGTGGGCTCGACGGGCGTTCGTGCTCGACGCCTGGCAGGAGCACGACATCATCCGGCCCCTGTTCGGCGAGGTCGTCTGGTCGGAGGAGTGGCAGTCGTACGTCCGGCGCTTCCGAATCGCCTGGATCGAGCTAGCTCGGAAGAACGGCAAGTCCGAGTTGGCCGCCGGGATCGTCCTCTACCTGCTGATCGGCGACGACGAGGTAGGCGCCGAGGTCTACGGCGCAGCGAAGGACACGAAGCAGGCCGGGAAGGTCGGCCAGGTCGTCCTCCAGATGGCGCGCTACTCGCCCGAGCTGCGCCGACGCCTGGAGTACAACAAGAACGAGCGGCGCCTGTTCGACGAGAAGTCGGGCAGCTACTACGAGGTCATCACGGCCGACGCTGCCGGCGAGCTGGGCCACAACCCGCACGGCGTCGTCGTGGACGAGATCGTCGCCCAGGCGTCGGGCGACCTGTGGACCGCCCTCTACACGGCGCTCGGCACCCGCCCCCAGGCGCTCATGGTCGGGCTGACGACCGAGACGAACGACCCCTCGTCGTTCTGCGCCGCCGAGTCCGACGAGATGGCGAAGATCGCCGCCGACCCGGGGCGCGACCCGACGGTGTTCGTCTACCAGCGGAAGGTCCCCCGCGAGGCCGATCCGTGGGACGAGTCCCGATGGCCCGAGGCGAACCCGGCGCTCGGGTCGTTCCTCTCGTGGGGGTCGCTGCGAGCGGAGGCGAACGCCGCGAGGACCGACCCCCGGAAGGAGAACGCGTTCCGGCAGTTCCGGCTCAACCAGCGCGTGTCGCAGGTGACCCGGCTGCTGCCGTTGCACGAGTGGGACGAGTGCGCGGGCGAGGTCGCCCTGTACCCCGAGTGGGTCGTTCCCCGGCTCCGTGGCCGGCGCTGCTGGGCCGGCCTCGACCTGTCCGGCCGCTCCGACCTGACGGCCTGGTGCCTGCTGTTCCCGTTCGATGCCGGCGAGCTGCTGGCCGACCGTCCCGCCGTCGCCGCCTGGTGGCGGTTCTGGCTGCCCGAGACGGTCGTCGCGAGGCTCGATAAGCACAACGGCGGGCTCGTGTCCGTGTGGGCCGAGGACGGCTGGATCACCCTCACCGAGGGCGACGTGATCGACTACGACCGGGTCTACGACGACATCGAGGCCGACGCCGGCCGCTTCGAGATCGTGGACGGGTCGTACGACCCCTGGTCCGGCGCCCCGGCCGTCCAGGAGGTCGAGAAGCGGACCGGCCTCGACCTGTACGAGGTCAACCAGCAGTACAGCGGCATGACCCTGCCGATGAAGGCGGTCATGGACTGGATCGCCGAGCGGCGCCTGGTGCACTTCGGCAACCCGGTCGCCCGCTGGCACGCCGACTCGCTCGAAGCCCGGTCACCGACCGACAACCCCGACCTCATGCGACCGTCGAAGCCGAATCGTCAGTCGTCCGGGAAGCGCGTCGACGGCATGTCGGCGCTGTTCGATGCCGCCAGCGGTCTGACGCTCCGCGGCGATGCGGTCAGCGACGACGGCTTCGCCGCCTTCGGCAGCATGTAG
- a CDS encoding HNH endonuclease signature motif containing protein, whose amino-acid sequence MARYLAEHPTCERRGCTDRATEVDHIVRRDLFDPAEAGDTPENYQALCHFHHSQKTALVDHRWGVRRSSRWS is encoded by the coding sequence ATGGCCCGCTACCTCGCCGAGCATCCGACATGCGAACGGCGTGGCTGCACCGACCGGGCGACCGAGGTCGACCACATCGTGCGCCGCGACCTGTTCGACCCGGCCGAGGCGGGTGACACCCCCGAGAACTACCAGGCGCTCTGCCACTTCCACCACTCGCAGAAGACAGCGCTCGTCGACCACCGATGGGGCGTCCGAAGGAGCAGCCGATGGAGCTAG
- a CDS encoding phage terminase small subunit P27 family, giving the protein MRGDRSDRVNTDEPLPSAGEVTAPSWLAEGALAVWSALAPDLERQRVLTAWDVEAFATYCDAVERHRRAAENLDRQGEIVEAPVFNRNGERTGERLEKNPWFFVWKDCAEIMSRYGARFGLTPSDRSQLKVGSDGEKGSDLLT; this is encoded by the coding sequence GTGCGTGGCGACCGGTCGGACCGGGTGAACACCGACGAGCCCCTTCCGTCGGCCGGCGAGGTCACCGCGCCGTCGTGGCTCGCTGAGGGCGCGCTGGCCGTGTGGTCGGCGCTCGCCCCCGACCTCGAGCGACAGCGAGTGCTCACGGCGTGGGATGTGGAGGCGTTCGCCACCTACTGCGACGCCGTCGAGCGCCATCGGCGGGCCGCCGAGAACCTGGACCGGCAGGGGGAGATCGTTGAGGCGCCGGTGTTCAACCGCAACGGCGAACGCACCGGGGAGCGCCTGGAGAAGAACCCGTGGTTCTTCGTCTGGAAGGACTGCGCCGAGATCATGTCCCGGTACGGCGCCCGCTTCGGGCTGACCCCTTCGGACCGGTCCCAGCTCAAGGTGGGCAGCGATGGCGAGAAGGGAAGCGACCTGCTCACCTGA
- a CDS encoding AAA family ATPase, which produces MTGQDRLTDLAAERKVLGYLLTHPNRADDIAVRLAPADFAGFLDGKSHTELFATILSNPGVPTDALAQASKLSIATLATLAIDGCYEGQTDHYIDRLIEAAGRRRLQHAAVELSQAATSDRLDLAGALDLARRLTEEAEGPALRALPDPDIDTFLEGDDAYDWIIPRLLERRDRWLLVADEGGGKSTLLRQIAVQAAAGISPFTCQAMDPVRVLLVDLENGERLVRRRLRALRTQCGARLDPDRLRVCSLPAGVDITERSGANWLTERVAANRPDLLIIGPMYRLYAGVAEHGDIGGEDKARKVTAAIDRVRTRFGVTVIAETHAPLGSNGATRVLRPFGSSVWLRWAEFGTALKRDADQPNRWLLTHFRMPRDERVWPVALSRGGVWPWSVAEWGEVPEHLREVA; this is translated from the coding sequence GTGACCGGCCAGGACCGCCTCACCGACCTGGCAGCCGAGCGGAAGGTCCTCGGCTACCTGTTGACCCACCCGAACCGCGCCGACGACATCGCCGTCCGGCTCGCTCCCGCTGACTTCGCCGGCTTCCTCGACGGCAAGAGCCACACCGAACTGTTCGCCACGATCCTGTCCAACCCGGGCGTGCCCACGGACGCGCTTGCGCAGGCGTCGAAGCTGTCCATCGCCACCCTCGCCACCCTCGCCATCGACGGGTGCTACGAGGGCCAGACCGACCACTACATCGACCGCCTCATCGAGGCGGCCGGCCGTCGCCGCCTCCAACACGCCGCGGTGGAACTGTCGCAGGCGGCGACCTCGGATCGCCTTGACCTGGCCGGCGCGCTCGACCTCGCCCGACGCCTGACCGAAGAAGCCGAGGGGCCGGCCCTCCGAGCACTACCCGACCCGGACATCGACACCTTCTTGGAAGGCGACGACGCCTACGACTGGATCATCCCCCGCCTTCTCGAACGACGGGATCGCTGGCTGCTCGTCGCCGATGAGGGCGGCGGAAAGTCGACGCTGCTGCGCCAGATCGCCGTGCAGGCCGCCGCCGGCATCTCGCCGTTCACCTGTCAGGCGATGGACCCCGTGCGTGTCCTCTTGGTCGACCTCGAGAACGGGGAGCGCCTAGTCCGGCGTCGCCTGCGGGCCCTGCGGACCCAGTGCGGCGCCCGCCTCGACCCGGACCGCCTGCGGGTGTGTTCACTCCCGGCCGGTGTCGACATCACGGAGCGGTCGGGCGCCAACTGGCTGACCGAGCGGGTAGCGGCCAACCGGCCGGACCTCCTCATCATCGGGCCGATGTACCGCCTGTACGCGGGCGTCGCCGAGCATGGCGACATCGGCGGCGAGGACAAGGCGAGGAAGGTGACGGCCGCCATCGACCGCGTCCGGACCCGCTTCGGCGTCACCGTGATAGCCGAGACCCACGCGCCGCTTGGGAGCAACGGGGCGACTCGCGTGCTCCGGCCGTTCGGGTCGTCCGTGTGGCTCCGGTGGGCCGAGTTCGGTACGGCGTTGAAGCGCGACGCCGACCAGCCGAACCGATGGCTGCTCACGCACTTCCGGATGCCCCGCGACGAACGGGTCTGGCCGGTCGCTCTCAGCCGGGGCGGCGTGTGGCCGTGGTCGGTCGCCGAGTGGGGCGAGGTCCCCGAACATCTCCGGGAGGTGGCATGA